A genomic window from Candidatus Kouleothrix ribensis includes:
- a CDS encoding response regulator transcription factor yields the protein MPHVLVADGDGASLQNTVALLEQARYQVSRASDGRSALRVVTHQIPDLVVMEALLPDQEGFEVCRRIRRTSDVPIVFLSTKARAEDRVMGLKLGADDYLTKPCAPAELLARVNAVLRRAERARRPPTTLLSQGGWMLDPLKQVCVTEEGKGIELTPREVHLLAFLMKRAGRVCSSSQIIRHVWGFAPQQARSIVATSVWRLRSKLERDPQNPRHLLTIRHVGYKFDPMAI from the coding sequence ATGCCACACGTACTTGTCGCTGACGGTGACGGAGCAAGCCTACAGAACACGGTCGCGCTATTGGAGCAGGCCCGCTATCAGGTGAGCCGGGCCAGCGATGGGCGCAGCGCGCTGCGGGTAGTGACGCACCAGATCCCCGACCTGGTGGTGATGGAAGCGCTGCTGCCCGACCAGGAGGGCTTCGAGGTCTGCCGGCGCATCCGGCGCACATCCGATGTGCCGATCGTCTTCCTGAGCACAAAGGCGCGCGCCGAGGATCGCGTGATGGGCCTGAAGTTGGGCGCCGACGACTACCTGACCAAACCATGCGCACCGGCCGAGCTACTGGCACGCGTGAATGCAGTGCTGCGCCGCGCCGAGCGTGCGCGCCGCCCGCCGACTACGCTGCTCAGCCAGGGCGGCTGGATGCTCGACCCGCTTAAGCAGGTCTGTGTGACCGAGGAAGGCAAGGGTATCGAGCTGACACCGCGCGAGGTTCACCTGCTGGCCTTTCTTATGAAGCGCGCCGGGCGGGTGTGCAGCAGCAGCCAGATCATCCGGCATGTCTGGGGCTTCGCGCCGCAGCAGGCCCGCAGCATTGTGGCTACCTCGGTGTGGCGGCTGCGCTCGAAGCTCGAGCGCGACCCGCAGAACCCGCGCCACCTGCTGACCATCCGGCACGTCGGGTATAAGTTCGACCCTATGGCGATCTAG
- a CDS encoding phosphoglycerate dehydrogenase, with the protein MDRILVTEPIAGEGLAALAAAAQVDVRIDLDKATLLEVLPEYDALVVRSGTKVTAEVLAAGTKLRVVGRAGTGVDNIDVDAATRRGIVVVNAPASNSVAVAELTIGLILALARQIPQAFVSLQAGKWERNKFMGFELRGKTLGLVGLGRIGAEVAHRARGLEMHVLAYDPVVSTDRAGQIGVTLAALDDVLTQSDFVSLHVPLIDSTRNLINAARLAQMKPNAYLINAARGGIVDEVALVEALERKQIAGAAFDVFSKEPPTDSPLLGHPRVLTLPHLGASTVEAQMLTGVDVAEGVVDALKGATPRYAVNAPFVAPEEWSVLAPYIALGRKLGELCIRLVTDPVRVYELEYLGELAEVTKAPVRLAVLQGLLAGVCEQRVTPVNAPLLARERGLKYTERSSHDAESFAGLLVLRALTADGPHTFAGTVMRDEPHVVEADGYRVDFVPDGALLFTYHRDQPGMIGRVGMLLGAADVNISGMYVGRLAPREQAMMVLTLDDEVTADVLAQIHAEEGVQRAVGVVL; encoded by the coding sequence ATGGACCGGATTCTGGTGACCGAACCGATCGCTGGCGAGGGCCTGGCGGCGCTTGCGGCTGCAGCTCAGGTTGATGTGCGCATCGACCTCGACAAAGCCACGCTGCTGGAGGTGCTGCCCGAGTACGATGCACTGGTGGTGCGCAGCGGCACCAAAGTTACCGCCGAGGTGCTGGCCGCCGGCACAAAGCTGCGCGTGGTCGGCCGCGCCGGCACCGGCGTCGATAACATCGATGTCGACGCCGCGACCCGCCGTGGGATCGTGGTGGTCAACGCGCCGGCCTCGAACAGCGTGGCTGTGGCCGAGCTGACGATCGGCCTGATCCTGGCGCTCGCGCGCCAGATCCCGCAGGCCTTCGTGTCGCTCCAGGCCGGCAAGTGGGAGCGCAATAAGTTCATGGGTTTCGAGCTGCGCGGCAAGACGCTGGGCCTGGTTGGGCTGGGGCGAATTGGCGCCGAAGTGGCCCACCGCGCGCGCGGCCTCGAGATGCACGTGCTGGCCTATGATCCGGTCGTGTCGACTGATCGCGCCGGCCAGATCGGCGTGACACTGGCCGCGCTCGATGATGTGCTGACCCAGAGCGATTTCGTGTCGCTGCACGTGCCGCTGATCGACTCGACTCGTAACCTGATCAATGCTGCGCGCCTGGCCCAGATGAAGCCGAACGCCTACCTGATCAACGCCGCGCGCGGCGGGATCGTCGACGAGGTGGCACTGGTCGAGGCGCTCGAGCGCAAGCAGATCGCCGGCGCGGCGTTCGATGTGTTCTCGAAAGAGCCGCCCACCGATAGCCCGCTGCTTGGCCACCCGCGCGTGCTTACCTTGCCGCACCTGGGCGCCTCGACTGTCGAGGCTCAGATGCTCACCGGCGTTGATGTGGCCGAGGGCGTGGTCGATGCACTCAAGGGCGCCACGCCGCGCTACGCGGTGAATGCGCCGTTCGTGGCCCCCGAAGAATGGAGCGTGCTGGCACCGTATATCGCGCTAGGCCGCAAGCTTGGCGAACTGTGTATCCGCCTGGTCACCGACCCGGTGCGCGTGTACGAGCTCGAGTACCTGGGCGAGCTGGCCGAGGTGACCAAGGCCCCCGTGCGGTTGGCCGTGCTCCAGGGCCTGCTCGCAGGTGTATGCGAGCAGCGCGTCACTCCGGTGAATGCGCCGCTCCTGGCGCGCGAGCGCGGCCTCAAGTACACCGAGCGCAGCTCGCACGACGCCGAGAGCTTCGCCGGGCTGCTGGTGCTGCGCGCGCTCACCGCCGATGGCCCGCACACGTTCGCCGGCACGGTGATGCGCGATGAGCCGCATGTGGTCGAGGCCGATGGCTACCGAGTCGATTTCGTGCCCGATGGTGCGCTGCTGTTCACCTACCACCGCGATCAGCCCGGCATGATCGGGCGGGTGGGTATGCTGCTCGGCGCCGCCGATGTCAACATCTCGGGCATGTATGTCGGCCGCCTGGCGCCGCGCGAGCAGGCCATGATGGTGCTGACGCTCGACGACGAGGTGACCGCCGATGTGCTGGCCCAGATCCACGCCGAAGAGGGCGTGCAGCGCGCCGTCGGCGTGGTGCTGTAG
- a CDS encoding beta-lactamase family protein, with translation MGHAQLDGAPDDRFQQICDLAEREMARLRVPGVAIGVVDGAHEYLAGFGVTNVEHPLPVDADTLFQIGSTTKTVTGTAAMRLVERGMLDLDAPVRAYLPDLRLADASVAARVTPRHLFNHTGGWVGDYFDDLGNGDDALARIVERMVDLPQLTPLGEVWSYNNAGFYLAGRLLEVLAGQPYEQVAHDLVLAPLGMDRSFFFPADVMTYRFAVGHQSGFDPAATPQVARPWPLARTAHPAGGISSTARDQLRYARFHMGAGSAPGGAQLLTPAALAHMQAPGVPAAAGQFFGVTWFLSELGGVRIVRHGGATLGQKSAFVIVPARQFAITVLTNADRGGELHEAVTSLALRLFVGVAEAPPTPVELGADRLAAYAGRYTSQLGDCDLRAEAGALVLRYLPHGGFPAKDSPAPPAPPAVRLVFYGDDQVIAIDEPLLNTRGEFLRAPGGGLAWLRFGGRAHRRQDA, from the coding sequence ATGGGGCATGCACAGCTGGATGGAGCACCCGACGATCGCTTTCAGCAGATCTGCGATCTGGCCGAGCGCGAGATGGCTCGCTTACGCGTGCCCGGCGTGGCGATCGGTGTTGTCGACGGCGCACACGAGTATCTGGCCGGCTTCGGCGTTACCAATGTCGAGCACCCGCTGCCAGTTGATGCCGACACGCTGTTTCAGATTGGCTCGACTACCAAGACCGTCACCGGCACCGCTGCGATGCGCCTGGTCGAACGCGGCATGCTCGACCTCGACGCGCCCGTGCGCGCCTACCTGCCCGATCTGCGCCTGGCCGACGCCAGCGTGGCCGCGCGTGTGACGCCACGCCACCTGTTCAACCACACGGGCGGCTGGGTCGGCGACTATTTCGACGACCTGGGGAATGGCGACGACGCGCTGGCCCGGATCGTGGAGCGCATGGTCGATCTGCCGCAGCTGACCCCGCTCGGCGAGGTGTGGTCGTACAACAACGCCGGCTTCTACCTGGCCGGCCGTTTGCTCGAGGTGCTGGCCGGCCAACCCTACGAGCAGGTCGCGCACGATCTCGTGCTGGCCCCGCTGGGCATGGATCGCTCGTTCTTCTTCCCGGCCGATGTGATGACCTACCGCTTTGCAGTGGGCCACCAGAGCGGGTTCGACCCGGCCGCCACGCCGCAGGTGGCACGGCCATGGCCGCTGGCGCGCACGGCCCACCCGGCCGGTGGCATAAGCTCGACTGCGCGCGACCAGCTGCGTTATGCGCGCTTTCACATGGGCGCCGGCAGCGCGCCCGGCGGGGCACAGCTGCTCACACCGGCCGCGCTGGCGCACATGCAGGCGCCGGGTGTGCCGGCTGCCGCAGGCCAGTTCTTTGGGGTCACGTGGTTCCTGAGCGAGCTTGGCGGCGTGCGGATCGTGCGCCACGGCGGGGCCACGCTGGGCCAGAAATCGGCCTTCGTGATCGTGCCGGCGCGGCAGTTTGCGATCACCGTGCTGACGAATGCCGATCGCGGCGGCGAGCTGCACGAGGCAGTGACCAGCCTGGCGCTGCGCCTGTTTGTGGGTGTGGCCGAAGCGCCGCCTACGCCGGTTGAGCTAGGCGCCGACCGGCTGGCGGCCTACGCCGGGCGCTACACCTCGCAGCTGGGCGACTGCGACCTGCGGGCCGAGGCGGGCGCGCTGGTGCTCCGCTACCTGCCGCACGGTGGCTTCCCGGCCAAAGACTCGCCCGCACCGCCGGCGCCGCCGGCTGTACGCCTGGTGTTCTACGGCGACGACCAGGTGATCGCGATCGACGAGCCGTTGCTGAACACGCGCGGCGAGTTTCTACGCGCGCCCGGCGGCGGCCTGGCCTGGCTGCGCTTCGGCGGGCGCGCACACCGCCGCCAGGATGCATAA
- a CDS encoding 4Fe-4S dicluster domain-containing protein — protein MIAESDIGIARVAFAGADIPSDAVINTCVHCGLCLSSCPTYRETGIEMFSPRGRIYLMKAVADGRIGMESDVFQEQMSACLNCRACEAVCPSGVQYGQILESSRAQIEQARTDGRLAPHPWPVRLMRGGVFGLMFKRLELFRLFSRAMWLYQRSGTQALARRSGLLKALKLEETEQLLPPISDTFVAPQGQVYPAEGTTRYHVALLAGCIMSTAFAEVHQASIRVLCKNGCEVLLPPDQGCCGALHVHGGDMDGGRELARRNIAAFEGLGVDAIIVNAAGCGSTLKEYGHLLHDDPAWAARAQAFAAKVKDISEFLAGVELNTRDMRPVNVTVTYQEPCHLAHAQRISAQPRALLRAIPGLTLKEMAESSLCCGSAGVYNVTQPAMAEQLGNRKLDNAEATQADILVTANPGCHLQLAGGLRRRGSAMRVRHIVELLDQAYQQG, from the coding sequence ATGATCGCTGAGTCCGATATTGGCATCGCGAGAGTCGCATTTGCCGGGGCCGATATTCCCAGCGATGCGGTGATCAACACCTGTGTCCACTGTGGCCTGTGCCTGTCGTCGTGCCCGACCTACCGCGAGACTGGGATCGAGATGTTTTCGCCGCGCGGCCGGATCTACCTGATGAAGGCGGTGGCCGACGGCCGCATCGGTATGGAGAGCGATGTCTTTCAGGAGCAGATGAGCGCCTGCCTGAACTGCCGCGCCTGCGAGGCGGTGTGCCCCAGCGGTGTGCAGTACGGCCAGATCCTCGAGTCGTCGCGCGCGCAGATCGAGCAGGCCCGCACCGATGGCCGGCTGGCGCCGCATCCCTGGCCGGTGCGGCTGATGCGCGGCGGCGTGTTCGGCCTGATGTTCAAGCGGCTCGAGCTGTTCCGGCTGTTTTCGCGCGCTATGTGGCTGTACCAGCGCAGCGGCACCCAGGCGCTGGCCCGGCGCAGCGGCTTGCTCAAGGCACTCAAGCTCGAAGAAACCGAACAGCTGCTGCCGCCGATCAGCGACACGTTTGTCGCGCCGCAGGGCCAGGTGTACCCCGCCGAGGGCACCACGCGCTATCACGTCGCACTGCTGGCCGGCTGCATCATGTCGACGGCGTTTGCCGAGGTACACCAGGCCAGCATTCGCGTGCTGTGCAAGAATGGCTGCGAGGTGCTGCTGCCGCCCGACCAGGGCTGCTGCGGCGCGCTGCATGTTCATGGCGGCGACATGGACGGCGGCCGCGAGCTGGCGCGCCGCAACATCGCGGCCTTCGAGGGCCTGGGCGTCGACGCGATCATTGTGAACGCGGCCGGCTGCGGCTCGACGCTTAAGGAGTATGGCCACCTGCTGCACGACGACCCGGCCTGGGCCGCGCGCGCGCAGGCCTTCGCGGCCAAAGTGAAAGACATCAGCGAGTTCCTGGCCGGCGTCGAGCTGAACACCCGCGACATGCGCCCGGTCAACGTGACTGTGACCTACCAGGAGCCGTGCCACCTGGCGCACGCCCAGCGCATCAGCGCCCAGCCGCGCGCGCTGCTGCGGGCCATCCCCGGCCTGACGCTCAAAGAGATGGCCGAGTCGTCGCTGTGCTGCGGCAGCGCCGGCGTGTATAACGTGACCCAGCCGGCCATGGCCGAGCAGCTCGGCAACCGCAAGCTCGACAACGCCGAGGCCACCCAGGCCGATATTCTGGTGACGGCCAACCCCGGCTGCCATTTGCAGCTGGCCGGCGGGCTGCGCCGGCGCGGCAGCGCCATGCGCGTGCGCCATATCGTCGAGCTGCTCGACCAGGCGTACCAGCAAGGCTAA
- a CDS encoding alanine--glyoxylate aminotransferase family protein: MAAQNLRIPGPTPMPDSVRAALANQMINHRGSEFKLLLGEVRARLAGVFATQNEMLCFTASGTGGLEAAIVNLCSPGDRVLMVVGGVFGERAASIAQAFGANVVRLEHSWGSACSPNALREALRANPDLKLVYLTHNETSTGVTNPVGRLAQVIHEESNALIMVDSVSGIGALPFETDAWGIDVVVSASQKSFGCPPGLALLSVSPKAWDAAARARMPRFYWDFQRLREAHNEGTTPFTPAVSVFYGLSAALDLMDQEGASARFARHQRAGDLVRNAVLDMGLGLFADPPHNSNVVTAITMPEGLAPKDVRDELRARYNTVIAGGQERLKDSIIRIGHLGFFTEDDLTTTLEQLDTVVKALTRA, translated from the coding sequence ATGGCTGCACAAAATCTTCGCATCCCTGGCCCTACGCCGATGCCCGACTCGGTGCGCGCCGCGCTGGCCAACCAGATGATCAACCACCGCGGCTCGGAGTTCAAGCTGCTGCTTGGCGAGGTGCGCGCGCGGCTGGCCGGCGTCTTCGCGACACAGAACGAGATGCTGTGCTTCACAGCGTCTGGTACCGGCGGCCTCGAGGCGGCGATCGTCAACCTGTGCTCGCCCGGCGACCGCGTGCTCATGGTTGTTGGTGGGGTGTTTGGCGAGCGCGCCGCCTCGATCGCGCAGGCCTTCGGCGCCAATGTCGTGCGGCTCGAGCACTCGTGGGGCAGCGCGTGCAGCCCGAATGCGCTGCGCGAGGCACTGCGCGCCAACCCCGATCTGAAGCTGGTGTACCTGACTCACAACGAAACCTCCACCGGCGTCACCAACCCGGTCGGCCGCCTGGCCCAGGTGATCCACGAGGAGTCCAACGCGCTGATTATGGTCGACTCGGTCAGCGGCATTGGCGCGCTGCCGTTCGAGACCGACGCCTGGGGCATTGATGTGGTGGTGTCGGCCTCGCAGAAGTCGTTTGGCTGCCCGCCCGGCCTGGCGCTGCTTAGCGTCAGCCCCAAGGCATGGGATGCAGCCGCGCGTGCGCGCATGCCGCGATTCTATTGGGATTTCCAGCGCCTGCGCGAGGCCCATAACGAAGGCACCACGCCGTTTACCCCGGCCGTGTCGGTGTTCTACGGCCTGAGCGCCGCGCTCGACCTGATGGATCAGGAGGGTGCCTCGGCGCGGTTCGCGCGCCACCAGCGCGCCGGCGACCTGGTGCGCAACGCGGTGCTCGATATGGGCCTGGGCCTATTCGCCGACCCGCCGCACAACTCGAATGTCGTCACCGCGATCACCATGCCCGAGGGCCTGGCGCCCAAGGATGTGCGCGACGAGCTACGTGCGCGCTATAATACGGTGATCGCCGGTGGCCAGGAGCGCCTCAAAGACAGTATTATTCGGATTGGCCACCTGGGCTTCTTTACCGAGGATGATCTGACCACCACGCTCGAGCAGCTCGATACCGTGGTGAAGGCGCTCACGCGCGCATAA
- a CDS encoding bifunctional folylpolyglutamate synthase/dihydrofolate synthase — protein sequence MEYQQAIDYLYSFSDSEAKLPRTPAEFNLPQTAALLRAFGEPQRALRCVVVAGTKGKGSTAVLLEAIVRAAGLRTGLWTSPHLHSYRERIQVARQPISQAEFIAAIERVPARLANYDQAQFGEPTIFQLGFVLALRHFADQSVDLAILEVGLGGRFDSANSVTPLLSIISSISYDHMAILGDTLAKIASEKAGILKPGVPAITVPQHPEAAEVITRIAAEVGAPLYVAAAGEQGSFDLVPPPGSPVFFDPYTRYRGPHTTALRGSVQRENARLAVAAALLLRNAGLAMSDAAIGAGLASAQWPGRMELVEGTPPCLLDGAHNGDSARKLAEWLAQEFPGRPIVLVLGVSAGHSAEHILAELLPHAAAVVLTRSQHPRALEPARLAELAQELLAPGAVPALAPDVPEALELARALARPGGLIVVTGSLFVVAGAREALGIVHERD from the coding sequence GTGGAGTACCAGCAGGCGATCGATTATCTGTACTCGTTCTCCGACAGCGAGGCCAAGCTGCCACGCACGCCGGCCGAGTTCAATCTGCCGCAGACCGCCGCACTACTGCGGGCCTTTGGCGAGCCGCAGCGCGCCCTGCGCTGTGTGGTGGTGGCCGGCACCAAGGGCAAGGGCTCGACTGCCGTGCTGCTCGAGGCGATTGTGCGCGCGGCCGGGCTGCGCACCGGGCTGTGGACCTCGCCGCACCTGCACTCGTACCGCGAGCGCATCCAGGTGGCGCGCCAGCCGATCAGCCAGGCCGAGTTCATCGCCGCGATCGAGCGCGTACCGGCGCGGCTGGCCAACTACGACCAGGCGCAGTTCGGCGAGCCGACGATCTTCCAGCTCGGGTTTGTGCTGGCGCTGCGCCACTTCGCCGATCAGTCGGTCGACCTGGCTATCCTCGAGGTTGGGCTGGGCGGGCGCTTCGACAGTGCCAATAGCGTCACGCCGCTGCTGTCGATCATCAGCTCGATCAGCTACGACCACATGGCCATCCTGGGCGACACGCTGGCCAAAATCGCGTCCGAAAAAGCCGGCATCCTCAAGCCCGGCGTGCCGGCGATCACCGTTCCGCAGCACCCCGAGGCGGCCGAGGTGATCACGCGGATCGCCGCAGAGGTGGGTGCGCCACTGTATGTGGCCGCCGCCGGCGAGCAGGGCAGCTTCGATCTTGTGCCGCCGCCCGGCTCCCCGGTGTTCTTCGACCCCTACACGCGCTATCGCGGCCCGCACACCACCGCGCTGCGTGGCAGTGTGCAGCGCGAGAACGCCCGGCTGGCGGTGGCGGCGGCACTGCTCCTGCGCAATGCCGGGCTGGCAATGAGCGACGCCGCGATCGGCGCGGGCCTGGCGAGCGCCCAGTGGCCGGGCCGGATGGAGCTGGTTGAGGGCACGCCGCCCTGCCTGCTCGACGGCGCGCACAACGGCGATTCGGCCCGCAAACTGGCCGAGTGGCTGGCCCAGGAGTTCCCCGGCCGCCCGATCGTGTTGGTGCTGGGCGTGTCGGCCGGGCACAGCGCCGAGCATATTCTAGCCGAGCTGCTGCCGCACGCCGCAGCAGTGGTGCTAACCCGCTCGCAGCATCCGCGCGCGCTTGAGCCGGCGCGGCTGGCCGAGCTGGCCCAGGAGCTGCTGGCGCCAGGCGCGGTGCCAGCGCTTGCGCCGGATGTTCCCGAGGCGCTCGAGCTGGCCCGCGCGCTGGCCAGGCCGGGCGGGCTGATCGTCGTCACCGGCTCGCTGTTCGTTGTGGCCGGCGCGCGCGAGGCGCTGGGCATAGTACACGAGCGCGATTAG
- a CDS encoding glycosyltransferase family 4 protein: MTERILMLAPTSFFADYGCHIRIWQEAKALQKLGHRVVIATYHNGDDMPGFEIRRSWDVPWLKRAMVGSSRHKIYLDAALSYRALETGLRLRPTVIHAHLHEGALIGAVLRRILRVPLVFDFQGSMTSEMIDHHFLSGKDSRLYAPLRHLEHWINKQADALITSSENAAALLRRDFGFPDDRLYTVIDGINIERFRPRDTSAEWQAERAQLRAAMGIPPGRRVVVYLGVLAPYQGIDALLAAAQQLLPSMPDLHFLIMGYPGVDRYGRLAEQLGIADHVSLPGRILYRDSHQYLALGDVAVAPKMSETEGSGKIPQYMAMGLPVVTFDTPVAREYLGDLGIYARFGSVDDLAAKLRIALEQREWSRRLGQLGHDLAVREFSSDRAGPEIEAIYRAAWQHFRGRPHPGRPAGAAPDESERAIEHSA, encoded by the coding sequence TTGACCGAACGCATCCTCATGCTCGCGCCGACCAGCTTCTTCGCCGATTATGGCTGCCACATCCGGATCTGGCAGGAGGCCAAGGCGCTGCAGAAGCTCGGCCACCGCGTGGTGATCGCCACCTACCACAACGGCGACGACATGCCCGGCTTCGAGATCCGCCGCTCGTGGGATGTGCCCTGGCTGAAGCGCGCCATGGTCGGCTCGTCGCGCCACAAGATCTACCTCGACGCCGCGCTCTCGTACCGCGCACTTGAGACCGGGCTGCGCCTGCGCCCAACCGTGATCCACGCGCATCTGCACGAGGGCGCGCTGATCGGTGCGGTGCTGCGGCGCATACTGCGCGTGCCGCTGGTGTTCGACTTCCAGGGCAGCATGACCTCTGAGATGATCGATCATCATTTTCTGAGCGGCAAAGATAGCCGGCTGTACGCCCCGCTGCGGCACCTCGAGCACTGGATCAACAAGCAGGCCGACGCGCTGATTACGTCGAGCGAGAATGCCGCCGCGCTGCTGCGCCGCGATTTTGGCTTCCCCGACGACCGGCTCTACACGGTGATCGACGGCATTAACATCGAGCGTTTCCGCCCGCGCGACACTAGCGCCGAGTGGCAGGCCGAGCGCGCGCAGCTGCGCGCAGCGATGGGCATCCCGCCTGGCCGCCGGGTGGTGGTGTACCTGGGCGTGCTGGCACCCTACCAGGGCATCGACGCGCTGCTGGCCGCCGCCCAACAGCTGCTGCCGAGCATGCCCGATCTGCACTTCCTGATCATGGGCTACCCTGGCGTCGACCGCTATGGCCGCCTGGCCGAGCAGCTCGGCATCGCCGACCACGTCTCGCTGCCCGGCCGCATTCTCTACCGCGACTCGCACCAGTACCTGGCGCTGGGCGATGTGGCGGTGGCGCCGAAGATGAGCGAGACCGAGGGTAGCGGCAAGATTCCGCAGTACATGGCCATGGGCTTGCCGGTTGTGACCTTCGATACGCCGGTGGCGCGCGAGTACCTGGGCGACCTGGGCATCTACGCGCGCTTCGGCAGCGTCGACGACCTGGCCGCCAAGCTGCGGATCGCGCTTGAGCAGCGCGAGTGGTCGCGCCGGCTCGGTCAGCTGGGCCACGACCTGGCCGTGCGCGAGTTTTCGTCCGACCGCGCCGGCCCCGAGATCGAGGCGATCTACCGCGCGGCCTGGCAGCACTTCCGTGGTCGCCCCCACCCCGGCCGGCCGGCCGGCGCCGCGCCCGACGAGTCCGAGCGCGCGATCGAGCACAGCGCCTAG
- a CDS encoding barstar family protein, translating to MSLTLNQLLSGAPPAIYRLRSRARPTTIAQALTQPGWRCFYLDGRAIDGKAAFLAAAAQAMQFPSYFGHNWDAFEECINDLAWAPAHGYALLYDHSARFARAAPAEWDTARAILEDAVARWHASGTPLYVLLR from the coding sequence ATGAGCCTAACACTCAACCAGCTGCTGAGCGGCGCCCCGCCGGCGATCTACCGCCTGCGCTCACGCGCGCGCCCCACCACGATCGCCCAGGCGCTCACGCAGCCGGGCTGGCGCTGTTTCTACCTCGACGGGCGCGCAATCGACGGCAAGGCCGCATTTCTGGCTGCGGCGGCACAGGCGATGCAGTTCCCCAGCTACTTTGGGCACAACTGGGATGCGTTCGAGGAATGCATCAACGACCTGGCGTGGGCACCGGCACATGGCTACGCGCTGCTGTACGATCACTCGGCGCGCTTCGCCAGGGCCGCGCCGGCCGAATGGGATACCGCCCGCGCTATTCTAGAAGATGCAGTGGCACGATGGCATGCCAGCGGCACGCCGCTGTATGTGCTGCTGCGCTAA
- the rpmG gene encoding 50S ribosomal protein L33 produces the protein MASKKGNRITIKLRSTESGHTYTTEKNRKNDPSRLELKRYDPLVRRHVAYRETK, from the coding sequence ATGGCCAGCAAAAAGGGCAATCGGATCACGATCAAGCTGCGCAGCACCGAGAGCGGCCACACCTACACCACCGAGAAGAACCGCAAGAACGACCCTTCGCGCCTCGAGCTGAAGCGCTACGACCCGCTGGTGCGGCGCCACGTCGCCTACCGCGAGACGAAGTAG
- a CDS encoding 4-vinyl reductase, with the protein MPEDRGTATDLEPRFYPNLIGRLYLISLEDVMGRNGVNALLNLASARHLVNNYPPSNLKREFPFVDLATISKSTETMYGPRGARGMELRAGRYAFNLGLKEFGPLLGMADLALKLMPMTMKMKIALNATAQTFDRFSDQPTRVEERKGQFLYIIDKCPVCWGRSSDRPCCHLAQGILEEALTWVTGGHSFHMDEIECRGTGGPACIFAIDKDAID; encoded by the coding sequence ATGCCAGAGGACCGTGGCACCGCAACCGACCTTGAGCCGCGCTTCTACCCGAACTTGATCGGGCGCTTGTATTTGATTAGCCTCGAGGACGTGATGGGCCGCAATGGCGTCAACGCCTTGCTCAACCTCGCCAGCGCCCGCCATCTGGTGAATAACTACCCGCCCTCCAACCTCAAGCGCGAGTTCCCGTTCGTCGACCTGGCCACGATCTCGAAGTCGACCGAGACCATGTATGGCCCGCGCGGCGCCCGCGGCATGGAGCTGCGCGCCGGCCGCTATGCCTTCAACCTGGGCCTCAAGGAGTTCGGCCCGCTGCTGGGCATGGCCGACCTGGCGCTCAAGCTCATGCCCATGACCATGAAGATGAAGATCGCGCTCAATGCGACCGCACAGACCTTCGACCGCTTTTCGGATCAGCCGACGCGGGTGGAAGAGCGCAAGGGCCAGTTCCTCTACATCATCGATAAGTGCCCGGTGTGCTGGGGCCGCAGCAGCGACCGGCCGTGCTGCCACCTGGCGCAGGGCATCCTGGAAGAGGCGCTGACCTGGGTGACTGGCGGGCATTCGTTCCACATGGACGAGATCGAGTGCCGTGGCACCGGCGGCCCCGCCTGCATCTTCGCGATCGACAAAGACGCGATCGACTAG